Proteins from one Halarchaeum grantii genomic window:
- a CDS encoding tRNA-guanine transglycosylase has product METPAFFPVLDFIGGTTVKSGGIWSRVRNRLFGSPKFNGAMYQALSFLNFGLTPDNLDDWREHTLREHFTNHDPPKDWHPQPESFTEPLFIDSGGYRLMQSDTFQVGRGEDVSNDWGIGTTPESVLELQRDFGADIIATLDFPIPEDLRDSEKDERLERSIQSALDTIELLNEDHGDVNTKGWDPTVYVAIHGHNYEEIDWYIGEVLNRVSDPSLIDGFAIGSLVPLRSNIATLVDIVQGAVNAIPEEYRDQFGLHVFGVSGKLFGLMSLLGVDSFDSTTYVQTARNRNFIDPDSWKQTSFVDVSSDSWTCNCEACAELDIDAMRTVMQSDTSYQSIAETKYLKSDFYALMAHHNFLVYEREVEKVRHAIKEGSLLSHVIKLSENNADLRKGLQRAQMRDPELRDDIPKVAFSVDVDPEPLIRDQDSEEPVENSMGTTSLKHTPDDYNVLDRSHEPDAAPVLLVIPCSQTKPYSESKSHQVVESGLDELDDGVYSKLTVSGLYGPVPESDEHLDPITQYDYALNSVDDEQRELVISRLTSYLQEYGNRYDKVIGYVTSKQYRIVFEEAFTNAGVGIILPSNPQRLQLWEMYRDENIGELQDTIEEALCEPTNK; this is encoded by the coding sequence GTGGAGACTCCCGCATTCTTTCCTGTTCTCGATTTTATTGGCGGCACAACTGTCAAATCCGGCGGTATTTGGAGTCGGGTTCGGAACCGCCTGTTTGGCTCTCCTAAATTTAACGGAGCGATGTATCAGGCACTAAGCTTCCTGAATTTCGGTTTGACACCGGATAATTTAGACGACTGGCGGGAACATACGCTTCGAGAGCACTTCACTAATCATGACCCACCAAAAGATTGGCATCCCCAACCTGAATCATTTACGGAGCCGTTGTTTATCGACTCGGGTGGGTATCGACTGATGCAGTCAGATACGTTCCAAGTGGGGAGAGGCGAAGACGTAAGTAATGATTGGGGAATAGGTACCACCCCAGAAAGCGTTCTTGAACTCCAGCGTGACTTCGGTGCGGATATTATTGCCACTCTTGATTTCCCTATTCCCGAGGATCTGAGGGATAGTGAAAAAGATGAGCGGCTCGAACGCAGTATACAATCTGCACTCGATACAATTGAACTCCTCAATGAAGACCATGGGGATGTCAACACCAAAGGCTGGGATCCTACCGTATATGTCGCGATCCATGGTCACAACTACGAGGAAATCGATTGGTACATTGGTGAAGTGCTTAATCGGGTCTCTGATCCATCTTTGATTGATGGGTTTGCAATCGGCTCTCTAGTGCCCTTACGGTCTAATATTGCCACTTTGGTCGATATCGTTCAGGGTGCAGTAAATGCAATTCCAGAAGAATATCGAGATCAATTTGGGCTTCATGTCTTTGGTGTTAGTGGGAAACTTTTTGGCCTGATGTCGTTGCTTGGAGTCGACAGCTTTGACTCAACAACCTACGTCCAAACAGCACGGAACAGGAATTTCATTGATCCAGATTCGTGGAAACAAACTTCTTTCGTTGATGTTTCTTCTGACAGCTGGACCTGTAATTGTGAAGCGTGTGCTGAACTCGACATAGATGCAATGCGGACTGTAATGCAGTCGGACACATCGTATCAGAGCATTGCAGAGACGAAGTACCTCAAAAGTGATTTTTACGCGTTGATGGCACATCACAACTTCTTGGTCTATGAAAGAGAAGTCGAAAAGGTCCGGCACGCGATTAAGGAGGGCTCTCTTCTGTCCCATGTTATCAAACTCTCTGAAAATAATGCGGATCTTCGGAAAGGGCTGCAACGGGCACAGATGCGAGATCCAGAACTAAGGGACGATATACCGAAGGTCGCATTCTCTGTTGATGTCGACCCAGAACCACTAATCCGTGACCAAGACTCCGAAGAACCAGTTGAAAACTCCATGGGAACAACTTCTTTAAAACATACGCCTGACGACTATAATGTCCTTGACCGATCGCATGAGCCAGATGCTGCACCAGTGCTACTGGTTATTCCCTGTAGCCAGACTAAACCATATAGTGAATCTAAATCTCACCAAGTAGTAGAGTCTGGTCTTGATGAACTGGATGACGGAGTATACTCCAAACTAACCGTTTCTGGTCTCTATGGTCCAGTCCCTGAATCAGACGAACACTTGGATCCAATTACACAGTATGACTACGCTCTCAATAGTGTGGATGATGAGCAGCGGGAACTCGTCATATCTCGGCTGACATCCTACTTGCAAGAATACGGGAATCGGTATGATAAGGTGATTGGTTATGTTACTAGTAAACAATACCGAATCGTCTTTGAGGAAGCGTTTACCAACGCCGGCGTCGGCATAATTCTTCCCTCTAACCCCCAGCGACTCCAACTCTGGGAGATGTATCGAGATGAAAATATAGGAGAACTACAAGACACTATTGAAGAGGCGCTTTGCGAACCTACGAACAAATAA
- a CDS encoding DUF7221 family queuine tRNA-ribosyltransferase-like protein yields the protein MISYATACNTPWNNQYQSRDDYTLFVDSGGYHHMKTGSGEYKTSNADYLSYIKENEPRYWALRDFPCEPSLLSKLGRSIQDHQERTTQKHAELVSAVEDSSVPGEPVAVLQGWEISDYLSHIDELREQGSLTDYVGIGSVCRRHQEEPIVDIILAIREELPQSVNLHAFGVKNSVLQYSEVVDALHSADSSAYDYSASHCANRLTESFSYRDSLWSWLNWRRKLYDQVGSKSYINNTTLTGNKEKQEAHSKMAVRDKVWSAVLEILRGSQGRFTISDLLEFASMSESQKNTARRTLHSMSSSGWISHQPHSQYWYPGPKAQAELTH from the coding sequence ATGATCTCCTACGCAACAGCGTGTAATACTCCGTGGAACAATCAGTACCAGTCGAGAGACGATTATACATTATTCGTTGATTCCGGGGGGTACCATCATATGAAAACAGGGTCTGGGGAATACAAAACGTCAAATGCCGATTACCTATCGTATATCAAAGAGAACGAGCCCAGATACTGGGCTCTTCGAGATTTCCCCTGTGAGCCATCACTATTATCCAAACTGGGGAGATCTATTCAGGATCATCAAGAACGGACAACCCAGAAGCACGCCGAATTAGTGTCAGCAGTAGAGGATAGTTCTGTTCCAGGAGAGCCTGTCGCGGTACTACAAGGATGGGAAATTTCGGACTACCTAAGCCATATCGACGAACTCCGCGAACAAGGGTCTTTGACAGATTACGTTGGGATTGGTTCCGTTTGTAGGCGTCATCAAGAAGAACCGATAGTGGATATTATTCTTGCAATCAGAGAGGAGCTACCACAGTCAGTCAATCTTCATGCGTTTGGAGTGAAAAATAGCGTACTCCAGTATTCTGAAGTAGTAGACGCTCTTCACAGCGCAGACTCTAGTGCTTATGATTATTCTGCTAGTCATTGCGCCAATCGGCTCACGGAGTCTTTCTCATATCGTGACAGCCTTTGGTCATGGTTGAATTGGCGGAGAAAATTGTATGATCAAGTTGGAAGTAAATCATATATAAATAATACAACATTAACAGGGAATAAAGAAAAGCAAGAAGCGCATTCAAAGATGGCCGTCAGAGATAAAGTCTGGTCAGCAGTCCTCGAAATTCTAAGAGGGTCACAGGGTCGGTTTACGATATCTGATTTACTAGAATTCGCCAGCATGAGCGAGTCCCAGAAAAATACCGCAAGAAGGACACTACACTCGATGTCATCATCAGGGTGGATATCACATCAACCACATTCACAATATTGGTACCCTGGGCCCAAAGCACAGGCCGAATTAACCCACTAG
- a CDS encoding ImmA/IrrE family metallo-endopeptidase, producing the protein MSGSTDRESSASFGDSDQRSEEMHRTIEAWVDDLVDHVDEAQASETFQEWLDIQSRFHDYSYRNTLLITLQCPEATKVAGYQAWQEEFDRHVQEGESAIWIWAPIIAKQCPECGKSPSYHEQSDCEYDETPPEEWDRGLVGFRPASVFDVSQTEGEPLPELKTAATGDAGNLVSTLEDAANDFNVDVEIVGSEEWIHGQAEGICKPRRSDERPLVVVRDRENEADLAVTLVHELAHALLHGAISDPLARDAQELEAESVAYIVGRYCGLDTSNSSFYLAAWAGDDPDMIRERLGRISRTAQHLIDAIDEQAQR; encoded by the coding sequence ATGAGTGGGTCCACAGACCGAGAGTCGTCGGCGTCCTTCGGAGATTCCGACCAACGGTCGGAGGAGATGCACAGGACGATCGAAGCGTGGGTCGACGACCTCGTTGACCACGTCGACGAAGCACAGGCGAGCGAGACGTTCCAAGAGTGGCTGGACATCCAGAGTCGGTTCCACGACTATTCGTATCGGAACACGCTCCTGATTACCCTCCAGTGTCCTGAGGCAACGAAGGTCGCAGGGTATCAAGCGTGGCAGGAGGAGTTCGACCGTCACGTCCAGGAAGGCGAGAGCGCGATCTGGATCTGGGCACCCATCATCGCGAAGCAATGTCCAGAGTGCGGAAAATCGCCGAGTTACCACGAGCAGAGCGACTGTGAGTACGACGAGACGCCACCCGAGGAGTGGGACCGGGGACTCGTCGGTTTTCGACCCGCGTCCGTCTTCGATGTCTCCCAGACAGAAGGTGAGCCACTTCCGGAACTCAAGACGGCGGCGACCGGCGACGCCGGGAATCTCGTCTCCACCCTCGAAGACGCAGCTAACGATTTCAACGTCGACGTCGAGATCGTCGGCTCAGAGGAGTGGATTCACGGGCAGGCGGAGGGCATCTGCAAGCCACGTAGATCAGACGAGCGACCCCTAGTCGTAGTCCGCGATCGGGAGAACGAGGCGGACCTCGCCGTGACGCTCGTCCACGAACTCGCCCACGCGCTCCTTCACGGTGCAATCAGCGACCCGCTGGCGCGCGACGCACAGGAACTCGAGGCGGAGTCGGTCGCCTACATCGTCGGCCGGTACTGTGGCCTCGACACGAGCAACTCCTCGTTCTACCTCGCCGCCTGGGCCGGCGACGACCCAGACATGATTCGAGAGCGCCTCGGGCGTATCAGTCGAACTGCCCAGCACCTCATCGACGCCATCGACGAGCAGGCCCAGCGGTGA
- a CDS encoding helix-turn-helix transcriptional regulator, with protein sequence MHDLTGFQRDLLYVIAGLENPHGLAIKEELESYYETEVHHGRLYPNLDTLVEKGLVEKGQIDERTNSYTLSRRGRRELDARREWENQYVDL encoded by the coding sequence ATGCACGATTTGACCGGCTTTCAGCGCGACCTGCTCTACGTCATCGCGGGCCTCGAGAACCCCCACGGCCTCGCCATCAAGGAAGAGCTCGAGTCGTACTACGAGACGGAGGTTCATCACGGCCGCCTCTACCCGAATCTGGATACGCTCGTCGAGAAGGGCCTCGTCGAGAAGGGGCAGATCGACGAGCGCACGAACTCCTACACGCTCTCGCGACGGGGCCGCCGCGAACTCGACGCCCGCCGCGAGTGGGAAAACCAGTACGTCGACCTGTAG
- a CDS encoding cupin domain-containing protein — protein sequence MVATSFDAERTYDEEAFNAETVFESERQKVVLGFFEPGQFIPVHAPESDVAITVQSGRGVVHDAGETYRVERGDVVVVEAGAARGVRADDGTRLEATLVTAPPPSDAEHAPVREGLRSGVFDPRET from the coding sequence ATGGTCGCGACGAGCTTCGACGCGGAGCGGACGTACGACGAGGAGGCGTTCAACGCGGAGACGGTCTTCGAGAGCGAGCGGCAGAAGGTCGTGCTCGGGTTCTTCGAACCCGGGCAGTTCATCCCGGTGCACGCTCCTGAGAGCGACGTCGCGATCACGGTGCAGTCCGGACGCGGCGTCGTCCACGACGCGGGGGAGACGTATCGGGTCGAGCGCGGTGACGTGGTCGTCGTCGAGGCCGGCGCGGCACGCGGGGTGCGCGCGGACGACGGGACGCGGCTGGAAGCGACGCTCGTGACCGCGCCCCCGCCCTCTGACGCCGAGCACGCGCCGGTTCGTGAGGGCCTCCGTAGCGGCGTCTTCGACCCGCGCGAGACGTGA
- a CDS encoding poly-gamma-glutamate hydrolase family protein produces the protein MVQARVESRTDVAEDESGRTCHLSSRLAERLDKEHGDHVRLENDYLAAHAEVEQVTAGAEETIWLSGTGRDRIGTRPGETVHVDATIPLEGGYMAAWPRGDFSETLWGDERGDLLISCPHGGDIEFGTDDIGARLFRSLRATGTPVTAWLCHGFNSGFASDAFSRWHMKKPVTAADAYPELERMLDWRFAYVVGIHMHSYSEYIAVGGRAPDSLRESVGDALRETLPADFEIRTDYDEMALAGRGETSSVNYFCDGTGVQLELPPMVCYRYRKRVADALHDVYGALLEEE, from the coding sequence ATGGTTCAGGCGCGCGTGGAGAGTCGGACCGACGTTGCCGAGGACGAGAGCGGTCGGACGTGCCACCTCAGTTCACGACTCGCCGAGCGGCTCGACAAGGAGCACGGAGATCACGTCCGTCTCGAGAACGACTATCTCGCCGCTCACGCGGAGGTCGAGCAGGTGACTGCGGGAGCGGAGGAGACGATCTGGCTCTCCGGAACCGGCCGCGATCGGATCGGCACGCGGCCGGGCGAGACGGTCCACGTCGATGCGACGATCCCCCTCGAGGGAGGCTATATGGCGGCGTGGCCGCGCGGTGACTTCTCCGAGACGCTCTGGGGCGACGAGCGCGGCGACCTCCTGATCTCGTGTCCGCACGGCGGTGATATCGAGTTCGGTACCGACGACATCGGCGCCCGTCTCTTCCGCTCGCTCCGGGCGACCGGGACGCCGGTAACCGCGTGGCTCTGCCACGGCTTCAACTCCGGGTTCGCGTCCGACGCGTTCAGTCGTTGGCACATGAAGAAACCCGTTACCGCTGCCGACGCGTACCCCGAACTCGAGCGGATGCTCGACTGGCGGTTCGCCTACGTCGTCGGCATCCACATGCACTCCTATTCGGAGTACATCGCCGTCGGCGGTCGCGCCCCCGATTCGCTTCGCGAGTCCGTCGGTGACGCGCTCCGCGAGACGCTCCCCGCTGATTTCGAGATCCGTACCGACTACGACGAGATGGCGCTCGCGGGGCGCGGCGAGACGAGTTCGGTCAACTACTTCTGCGACGGGACCGGCGTACAGCTCGAACTGCCGCCGATGGTCTGCTATCGGTACCGGAAGCGCGTCGCGGACGCGCTCCACGATGTCTACGGCGCCCTCCTCGAAGAGGAGTAG
- a CDS encoding sugar ABC transporter substrate-binding protein: protein MDKAFLSPDSLKIDLWKAFLSGMKEAADDFGMTGSAQDHGGQLSKQISQIQGAITSGADMVAATAPSDAGVQSIAETAVDGGVPFFEYWSMGKWLFPSKIGPEFVQYQIPETFKAGAIPAKILFEEMGGEGNYVAILGPKGHIGSYRVEGMKMAQEDYPDITLLGSQYSGGWTRQKGREVMSSFIANHGDDIDGVYCNNGTLGLGAATVLSENDMAIPFTGFDGALSNIEYINNNGPDSGEPYQVQEQAAPPFWQGGWAVAKAWDWLHGWRPSIPERMMWTRTLTVLNPGLDQSKFSDLDTTFATPDKYNSVAYSDGHSPYDWKLASVHESGEDWDPQHALAPIRKSEWNQLKWDESNKPNDLSVPSEYDDADLFDQVAEDYHQRNVNGNNPYL from the coding sequence ATCGATAAGGCGTTCCTCTCTCCGGACAGCCTGAAAATCGACCTCTGGAAGGCGTTCCTCTCGGGCATGAAGGAGGCCGCGGACGACTTCGGCATGACGGGGAGCGCACAAGACCACGGTGGCCAACTGAGTAAGCAGATCTCGCAGATCCAGGGCGCCATCACGAGCGGTGCTGACATGGTCGCCGCGACCGCACCGAGCGACGCCGGCGTGCAGTCGATCGCCGAGACGGCGGTCGACGGCGGCGTCCCCTTCTTCGAGTACTGGTCGATGGGCAAGTGGCTGTTCCCGTCGAAGATCGGCCCCGAGTTCGTCCAGTACCAGATCCCGGAGACGTTCAAGGCCGGTGCGATCCCCGCGAAGATCCTCTTCGAGGAGATGGGCGGCGAGGGTAACTACGTCGCCATCCTCGGTCCGAAGGGACACATCGGCTCCTATCGTGTCGAGGGCATGAAGATGGCCCAGGAGGACTACCCCGACATCACCCTCCTCGGCTCCCAGTACTCCGGCGGCTGGACGCGACAGAAAGGCCGCGAGGTCATGTCGTCGTTCATCGCCAACCACGGCGACGACATCGACGGCGTCTACTGCAACAACGGGACGCTCGGTCTCGGCGCAGCGACCGTCCTCTCCGAGAACGACATGGCGATCCCGTTCACGGGCTTCGACGGCGCGCTCTCGAACATCGAGTACATCAACAACAACGGCCCGGACTCCGGCGAGCCCTACCAGGTACAGGAGCAGGCCGCGCCGCCGTTCTGGCAGGGCGGTTGGGCCGTCGCGAAGGCCTGGGACTGGCTCCACGGGTGGCGTCCCAGCATCCCCGAGCGGATGATGTGGACACGGACCCTCACCGTCCTCAACCCGGGTCTCGACCAGTCGAAGTTCAGCGACCTCGACACCACGTTCGCGACGCCGGACAAGTACAACTCCGTCGCCTACAGCGACGGGCACTCCCCCTACGACTGGAAGCTCGCGTCCGTCCACGAGAGCGGCGAGGACTGGGACCCGCAGCACGCGTTGGCCCCGATCCGCAAATCCGAGTGGAACCAGCTGAAGTGGGACGAGAGCAACAAGCCGAACGACCTCAGCGTCCCCTCGGAGTACGACGACGCCGACCTCTTCGATCAGGTCGCGGAGGACTACCACCAGCGGAACGTCAACGGCAACAACCCCTACCTGTAG
- a CDS encoding sugar ABC transporter ATP-binding protein, which yields MSTGTDPSTRAEARDSEAAPRFRVADIRKEFTNVVALDDVNFEIGTGEVVGLVGENGAGKSTLLNILSGIYQQDSGSIHVDGSEVDISDPRAASHHGIAIVHQEHNVIPNLTGYENLFLEQFPDYSNAGVLDTDTLKREGAEVLDTLGIDLDLTKRVSGYSFSDRQMLSIAKAFTETVHTDHPVILLDEPTAGLEEDGRDLLFDRINELRDHASFVFVSHELDEVLEVSDRIYVLRDGKIVNHLPVEDATEDNLQQSMVGREVSEEYYRSSRQRDVGEAETVFSVSNLSREDRFDSVSFDVREGEILGICGVMGSGKSALGRVLSGVDDADEGEIAVDGSSIELGSVSRMFDAGVGYVPKERQSEGTLLYQPLRVNVSLPSLGTDVVADKIPGLGAVPWLIDFDKEDEMAEDVIDQLNVKTPSIETPLVQLSGGNQQKVVLGKNLQGDISTLVMDNVTRGIDVGAKEEVYDILRDLADDDVAMVFIADELPELIGMSNRIAVMRDGEVVDVVDAPAGDKPTESELIQKMI from the coding sequence ATGAGCACCGGGACCGACCCGAGTACTCGGGCCGAGGCGCGTGACTCCGAGGCAGCGCCGCGGTTTCGCGTCGCGGACATCCGAAAGGAGTTCACGAACGTCGTCGCCCTCGACGACGTCAACTTCGAAATCGGGACCGGCGAAGTCGTCGGACTCGTCGGGGAGAACGGCGCCGGGAAGAGCACCCTCCTAAACATCCTCAGCGGGATCTACCAGCAGGACTCGGGCAGCATCCACGTCGACGGGAGCGAAGTCGACATCTCCGACCCACGGGCGGCATCCCACCACGGGATCGCTATCGTCCACCAGGAACACAACGTCATCCCGAACCTGACGGGGTACGAGAACCTGTTCTTGGAGCAGTTCCCGGACTACTCGAACGCGGGCGTCCTCGACACGGACACGCTCAAGCGCGAGGGGGCGGAGGTTCTCGATACCCTCGGGATCGACCTCGACCTGACGAAGCGCGTCTCGGGCTACTCCTTCAGCGACCGGCAGATGTTGAGCATCGCGAAGGCGTTCACCGAGACCGTCCACACCGACCACCCCGTCATCCTGCTCGACGAGCCGACGGCCGGTCTCGAGGAGGACGGCCGCGACCTGCTGTTCGACCGCATCAACGAACTCCGCGATCACGCATCGTTCGTCTTCGTCTCGCACGAACTCGACGAAGTCCTCGAAGTCAGCGACCGCATCTACGTCCTCCGCGACGGCAAAATCGTCAACCACCTCCCGGTCGAGGACGCGACCGAGGACAACCTCCAGCAGAGCATGGTCGGCCGGGAGGTCTCCGAAGAGTACTACCGCAGCTCCCGACAGCGCGACGTCGGGGAGGCGGAGACGGTCTTCTCGGTCTCGAACCTCAGCCGGGAGGACCGCTTCGACTCCGTCTCCTTCGACGTCCGCGAGGGCGAGATCCTCGGTATCTGTGGCGTCATGGGGAGCGGGAAGAGCGCGCTCGGGCGAGTGCTGAGCGGCGTGGACGACGCCGACGAGGGCGAAATCGCCGTCGATGGCTCGTCCATCGAACTCGGTTCGGTCTCCCGGATGTTCGACGCCGGCGTCGGATACGTCCCGAAGGAACGCCAGTCGGAGGGGACGCTCCTCTACCAGCCGCTTCGCGTGAACGTCTCCCTCCCCAGCCTCGGGACGGACGTCGTCGCCGACAAGATACCGGGGCTCGGCGCCGTCCCCTGGCTCATCGACTTCGACAAGGAGGACGAGATGGCCGAGGACGTCATCGACCAGCTCAACGTCAAAACACCCAGTATCGAGACCCCTCTCGTCCAGCTCAGCGGCGGGAACCAGCAGAAAGTCGTATTGGGGAAAAACCTCCAGGGCGACATCTCGACGCTCGTCATGGACAACGTGACGCGTGGCATCGACGTGGGCGCGAAGGAGGAGGTCTACGACATCCTCCGCGACCTCGCCGACGACGACGTGGCGATGGTCTTCATCGCGGACGAACTCCCCGAGCTCATCGGGATGAGCAACCGTATCGCCGTGATGCGGGACGGGGAGGTCGTGGACGTCGTCGATGCACCGGCCGGCGATAAGCCGACCGAATCGGAACTCATCCAGAAGATGATCTAA
- a CDS encoding ABC transporter permease yields the protein MLVILMAIFTATSGVFLTFDNLVGNVLMNSMILLFVALAGTFPILQQSIDLSVASIVSLSGVAMALLVSDYQLGMLALPIGVLVGTGVGLLNGIVFAKGKIPSFLVTLGSLSIFGGSALLITGGYSVPFNSPAIRQLAIGHVIPQVPNLVIWGLVTYVIVSLIAWKTTFGRYTYALGENERVADFSGVKVDRYKIGAFVLSGTLCGLAGVLLSARITSATPGMGSGLLLQSIAAIVMGGTALTGGVGGPHRTILGVLVIGVLTNGMNLLSIQSFVQEIILGFVVIFAVAMSMDRDKIDIVK from the coding sequence ATGCTGGTGATCCTGATGGCGATTTTCACCGCCACCTCGGGGGTCTTCCTGACCTTCGACAACCTCGTCGGGAACGTCCTGATGAACAGCATGATCCTGCTGTTCGTGGCGCTCGCCGGGACGTTCCCGATCCTCCAGCAGAGCATCGACCTCTCGGTGGCGTCCATCGTCTCCCTGAGCGGCGTCGCGATGGCGCTGCTCGTCAGCGACTACCAGCTCGGGATGCTGGCGCTCCCGATCGGCGTCCTCGTCGGCACGGGTGTCGGCCTGCTCAACGGTATCGTGTTCGCAAAGGGGAAGATTCCGTCCTTCCTGGTCACGCTCGGCTCCCTCTCGATCTTCGGGGGGTCGGCTCTGTTGATCACCGGCGGCTACTCGGTCCCGTTCAACTCCCCGGCGATCCGTCAGCTCGCGATCGGCCACGTCATCCCGCAGGTCCCGAACCTCGTCATCTGGGGCCTCGTCACCTACGTCATCGTCTCCCTCATCGCGTGGAAGACGACGTTCGGGCGCTACACGTACGCCCTCGGCGAGAACGAGCGGGTCGCCGACTTCTCCGGGGTCAAGGTCGACCGCTACAAGATCGGCGCGTTCGTCCTCTCCGGGACCCTCTGCGGACTCGCCGGCGTCCTGCTGAGCGCTCGTATCACGTCCGCAACGCCCGGGATGGGGTCGGGGCTGTTGCTCCAGTCTATCGCGGCTATCGTGATGGGTGGGACGGCGCTGACGGGCGGCGTCGGCGGTCCGCACCGGACCATCCTCGGCGTTCTCGTCATCGGCGTGCTGACGAACGGGATGAACCTCCTCAGCATCCAGTCGTTCGTTCAGGAGATCATCCTCGGGTTCGTCGTCATCTTCGCCGTCGCGATGTCGATGGACCGCGATAAGATCGACATCGTCAAGTAA
- a CDS encoding cyclase family protein, translating into MSDDAALSSALGALADGELVDLTHALEEGVPTVPTHARYGHTRYESYEEGDVACHYRLTLGEHTGTHVDAPLHFIAEGDAHYDISSVPLDRLVGRAATIDVTDVGPNETVPADRIREWEAEHGELTEGDRVLFRFGWDRHWDTGADGTYYMEEWPGLSEEAAAYLTDADVAVVGCDTAAIDVSGTEEFPVHYELLGNEVYIVENLTNLEALPPFSLLATFPLKIEDGSGSPIRAVAIVE; encoded by the coding sequence ATGAGCGACGACGCGGCACTCTCGTCGGCGCTCGGCGCACTCGCCGACGGCGAACTCGTCGACCTGACTCACGCTCTCGAAGAGGGTGTTCCAACCGTCCCGACGCACGCGCGATACGGACACACCCGCTACGAGTCCTACGAGGAGGGTGACGTCGCGTGCCACTACCGTCTCACGCTCGGCGAGCACACGGGGACGCACGTGGACGCGCCACTCCACTTCATCGCCGAGGGCGACGCTCACTACGACATCTCCTCGGTCCCGCTCGATCGCCTCGTGGGACGCGCCGCGACGATCGACGTCACCGATGTGGGTCCGAACGAGACCGTACCTGCGGATCGAATCCGCGAGTGGGAGGCGGAGCACGGTGAGCTAACGGAGGGCGACAGGGTCCTCTTCCGGTTCGGCTGGGATCGCCACTGGGACACGGGCGCCGACGGCACCTACTACATGGAGGAGTGGCCCGGCCTCTCGGAGGAGGCCGCCGCGTACCTCACCGACGCCGACGTCGCTGTGGTCGGCTGTGACACCGCGGCTATCGACGTCTCGGGTACTGAGGAGTTCCCGGTGCACTACGAACTTCTCGGAAACGAGGTATACATCGTCGAGAACCTGACGAACCTCGAGGCGCTCCCGCCGTTCTCGCTCCTCGCGACGTTCCCACTGAAGATCGAGGATGGCTCGGGATCACCCATCCGTGCGGTCGCCATCGTGGAGTGA
- a CDS encoding CBS domain-containing protein: protein MPRDLYDCTAGELATSPVEHLSHDTAPSDAATWLAENGYDAAPIYRDGDPVGFVHEDDVTADATGTLEDALTPLTITHMISGDAAFPAVLDALTEHSAYFLGGHNHVSGVLTRADLNTAPARISLFDRITYLEEHLRELVLAEAPDWKRTSVTVGELDAIEERYADARAANVALSEIHYAQFSTLETIVTDVEACWRACGFSQSGTADSRLHAVTELRNDVAHANLLVENTDSDDFLSSGRTTENLRETLDTITRILASLRDAGYDPDSSGDSSRSPDESEAEA, encoded by the coding sequence ATGCCTCGCGACCTCTACGACTGTACGGCGGGCGAACTCGCCACCAGCCCCGTCGAGCATCTCTCGCACGACACCGCTCCGAGCGACGCCGCGACGTGGCTCGCCGAGAACGGCTACGACGCCGCGCCGATCTATCGCGACGGCGACCCCGTCGGCTTCGTCCACGAGGACGACGTCACCGCCGACGCCACGGGCACGCTCGAGGACGCCCTCACGCCGCTCACGATCACCCACATGATCAGCGGCGACGCCGCCTTCCCCGCCGTCCTCGACGCCCTCACCGAACACTCGGCCTACTTCCTCGGCGGGCACAACCACGTCAGCGGCGTCCTCACCCGCGCCGACCTCAACACCGCCCCCGCGCGCATCTCCCTCTTCGACCGCATCACCTACCTCGAAGAACACCTCCGCGAACTCGTCCTCGCGGAAGCGCCCGACTGGAAGCGGACGTCCGTCACCGTCGGCGAACTCGACGCCATCGAGGAGCGCTACGCGGACGCCCGCGCGGCGAACGTCGCCCTCTCCGAGATTCACTACGCGCAGTTCTCGACGCTCGAAACCATCGTCACCGACGTCGAGGCCTGCTGGCGGGCGTGTGGCTTCTCGCAAAGCGGCACCGCGGACTCCCGGCTCCACGCCGTCACCGAACTCCGCAACGACGTCGCACACGCTAACCTCCTCGTCGAGAACACCGACAGCGACGACTTCCTCAGTAGCGGCCGCACCACCGAGAACCTCCGCGAGACGCTCGACACCATCACGCGGATACTCGCGTCCCTCCGGGACGCGGGCTACGACCCGGATTCGTCCGGCGACTCCTCCCGCTCACCGGACGAATCCGAGGCGGAGGCGTAG